From the Desulfovibrio sp. JY genome, one window contains:
- a CDS encoding ferredoxin family protein, which translates to MSRIAIDEERCKGCLLCVEVCPKSIIVASSRFNTKGYKVAEVPEAAMEKCTGCASCAQMCPDVAIKVWRTVKSKAKENA; encoded by the coding sequence ATGTCGCGGATTGCCATCGACGAGGAGCGGTGCAAAGGATGCCTCCTTTGCGTCGAGGTCTGCCCCAAGTCCATCATTGTGGCCTCCTCGCGCTTCAACACCAAAGGGTACAAAGTGGCCGAGGTTCCCGAGGCCGCCATGGAAAAATGCACCGGCTGCGCCTCCTGCGCCCAAATGTGCCCGGACGTGGCCATCAAGGTCTGGCGCACCGTTAAAAGCAAAGCCAAGGAGAACGCGTGA
- the queA gene encoding tRNA preQ1(34) S-adenosylmethionine ribosyltransferase-isomerase QueA, producing MSHDIPKTPAAPAAPDDLLASYRFDLPPERIASRPCETRDACKLMTVSRATGNVADAVFSDLPDLLPTGALLVVNNTKVAPVRLFGHKPSGGAAELLLTTPVALLAPTVDPDTGWAVAPASGLLRVSRPPKPGDRVDFAPDLRLTTTKRGQFGRTDFILHWRGSLPDILCRIGHVPLPPYIRRADDADDRKTYQTVYARDDKLGSAAAPTAGLHFTQALLARLRERGFGLAAVTCHVGIGTFSPVRVEDIRDHAMHKEWIEVPGEAAEAVKQAKAEGRPVIAVGTTAARTLEGVVREAGEMTAFAGETDIFIRPGYAFKTVDGMVTNFHLPGSSLVIMLAALVGRQRLLAAYARAVASGYRFFSYGDAMLVL from the coding sequence TTGTCTCACGATATCCCCAAGACTCCCGCCGCCCCTGCCGCTCCCGACGATCTGCTCGCGTCCTATCGTTTCGACCTGCCGCCGGAGCGCATCGCCTCGCGGCCGTGCGAAACGCGCGACGCCTGCAAGCTCATGACCGTCTCCCGGGCCACGGGAAATGTTGCCGACGCCGTTTTTTCCGATTTGCCGGACCTGCTCCCGACTGGGGCGCTGCTCGTGGTCAACAACACCAAAGTCGCGCCGGTGCGGCTTTTCGGCCACAAGCCCTCGGGCGGCGCGGCCGAACTGCTGCTGACCACCCCGGTGGCGCTGCTGGCCCCGACCGTCGATCCGGACACGGGCTGGGCCGTCGCGCCGGCCTCGGGACTTTTGCGCGTCTCCCGGCCGCCAAAGCCCGGCGACCGGGTGGACTTCGCCCCGGACCTGCGCCTGACCACGACCAAGCGCGGACAGTTCGGCCGCACGGACTTCATTCTCCACTGGCGGGGCAGCCTGCCGGACATCCTTTGCCGCATCGGCCACGTGCCCCTGCCGCCCTACATCCGCCGCGCCGACGACGCCGACGACCGCAAAACCTACCAGACCGTCTACGCCCGGGACGACAAGCTCGGCTCCGCCGCCGCGCCGACCGCCGGCCTGCACTTCACCCAAGCCCTGCTGGCCCGCCTGCGGGAACGCGGTTTTGGCCTGGCCGCCGTCACCTGCCACGTGGGCATCGGCACGTTTTCCCCGGTGCGCGTGGAGGATATCCGCGACCATGCCATGCACAAGGAGTGGATCGAGGTGCCCGGGGAGGCGGCCGAGGCCGTGAAGCAGGCCAAGGCCGAGGGTCGGCCCGTCATCGCCGTCGGCACCACCGCCGCCCGCACCCTGGAAGGCGTGGTGCGCGAAGCCGGTGAAATGACTGCCTTTGCCGGCGAAACCGATATCTTCATCCGCCCCGGCTACGCCTTTAAAACGGTCGACGGGATGGTCACGAATTTCCATTTGCCTGGATCATCCCTGGTGATTATGCTGGCCGCCCTGGTCGGAAGGCAACGTCTGCTCGCCGCCTACGCGCGGGCCGTGGCCTCCGGCTACCGTTTCTTTTCCTACGGCGACGCCATGCTGGTCCTGTAA
- a CDS encoding 3-methyl-2-oxobutanoate dehydrogenase subunit VorB yields the protein MSGKRIFIKGNEAIAHGALAAGCRCYFGYPITPQNDIPEMLSSAMPAAGGQFVQAESEVAAANMLLGAAACGVRAMTTSSSPGVSLMQEAISYMAGSELPGVIVNMNRGGPGLGDIGPSQGDYFQSVKGGGHGDYRTMVLAPATCQECYDLTFEAFELAYKYRNPVLLLGDAIVGQMKEPVVPREPLAVDPEEGGDWKLTGRGQRAPRLLKSLFLEDGALAGQNILLQRKYESMRDEVRVEDFETKDAELVVVAFGSIGRIAKSAVRTLRAEGLKVGLLRPITLYPFPDSVLRELAAAGKRFLTIEHNLGQMVDDVRLAVRGLADSAFYGVFPGNLPTPDEFLEPIRAAAKGA from the coding sequence ATGTCGGGCAAACGCATCTTCATCAAAGGCAACGAGGCTATCGCCCATGGCGCGTTGGCCGCGGGCTGCCGTTGCTACTTCGGCTACCCCATCACCCCCCAGAACGACATCCCGGAGATGCTCTCTTCGGCCATGCCCGCCGCCGGCGGCCAGTTCGTCCAGGCCGAATCGGAAGTGGCCGCGGCCAACATGCTGCTTGGCGCCGCCGCCTGCGGGGTGCGGGCCATGACCACCTCGTCGAGCCCGGGCGTGTCGCTCATGCAGGAGGCCATCTCCTACATGGCCGGCTCGGAGCTGCCGGGGGTCATCGTCAACATGAACCGGGGCGGCCCCGGCCTTGGCGACATCGGCCCCTCCCAGGGCGACTATTTCCAGTCGGTCAAGGGCGGCGGCCACGGCGACTACCGCACCATGGTTCTGGCTCCGGCCACCTGCCAGGAATGCTACGACCTGACCTTCGAGGCTTTCGAGCTGGCCTACAAGTATCGCAACCCGGTGCTGCTTCTGGGCGACGCCATCGTCGGCCAGATGAAGGAGCCGGTCGTGCCCCGCGAACCTCTCGCCGTCGATCCGGAAGAGGGCGGGGACTGGAAGCTGACCGGACGCGGCCAGCGCGCCCCCAGGCTCCTCAAGTCACTGTTCCTCGAGGACGGGGCTCTGGCCGGCCAGAACATACTGCTGCAGCGCAAGTACGAGTCCATGCGCGACGAGGTGCGTGTCGAGGACTTCGAGACCAAGGACGCCGAACTGGTGGTGGTGGCCTTCGGCTCCATCGGCCGCATCGCCAAGTCGGCCGTGCGCACGCTTCGGGCCGAAGGGCTCAAGGTCGGGCTCTTGCGCCCCATCACCCTCTATCCCTTCCCCGATTCCGTGTTGCGCGAGCTTGCCGCCGCCGGCAAGCGCTTCCTCACCATCGAACACAACCTCGGCCAGATGGTCGACGATGTGCGTCTGGCCGTACGCGGCCTTGCCGACAGCGCCTTTTACGGCGTCTTCCCCGGCAACCTGCCCACGCCCGACGAATTCCTGGAACCCATCCGCGCGGCCGCAAAGGGGGCCTGA
- a CDS encoding 2-oxoglutarate oxidoreductase produces MSSMPEIKEELVFDRPGVLADKPTHYCPGCQHGVIHRIVAECLEEFGLVEKTIAVSSIGCSVFLYNYLMVDTVEAPHGRAPAEATGVKRARPEAFVFAYQGDGDLASIGLAEIMHAANRGEKLTIIFVNNTVYGMTGGQMAPTTMIGQKTTTCPAGRCAEREGGPMRMAEIIAGLDGVAYSARVAVNSIKNLAQAKRAVRRAFETQLHGDGFGFVEFLATCPTNWRMTPVAANERVAKEMIPGFPLGVYKDAAKED; encoded by the coding sequence ATGTCCAGCATGCCTGAAATCAAGGAAGAACTCGTCTTCGACCGGCCGGGCGTCCTGGCCGACAAGCCCACCCACTATTGCCCCGGCTGCCAGCACGGCGTCATCCACCGCATCGTGGCCGAGTGCCTGGAAGAGTTCGGTTTGGTGGAAAAGACCATCGCCGTCAGCTCCATTGGCTGCTCGGTGTTTCTCTACAACTACCTCATGGTCGACACCGTCGAGGCCCCCCACGGCCGTGCCCCGGCCGAGGCCACCGGCGTCAAGCGCGCCCGGCCCGAGGCCTTCGTCTTCGCCTACCAGGGCGACGGCGACCTGGCTTCCATCGGCCTGGCCGAGATCATGCACGCCGCCAACCGTGGCGAGAAGCTCACCATCATCTTCGTCAACAACACGGTGTACGGCATGACCGGCGGCCAGATGGCCCCCACCACCATGATCGGCCAGAAGACCACCACTTGTCCCGCCGGCCGTTGCGCCGAGCGCGAGGGCGGGCCCATGCGCATGGCCGAGATCATCGCCGGGCTTGACGGCGTGGCCTACAGCGCCCGGGTGGCCGTCAATTCCATCAAGAATCTGGCCCAGGCCAAGCGGGCCGTGCGCCGCGCCTTCGAAACGCAACTGCACGGCGACGGGTTCGGCTTCGTCGAGTTTCTGGCCACCTGCCCCACCAACTGGAGAATGACGCCCGTGGCCGCCAACGAGCGCGTGGCCAAGGAGATGATCCCCGGCTTCCCGCTTGGCGTCTACAAGGACGCGGCCAAGGAGGACTAA